From Saccharothrix espanaensis DSM 44229, the proteins below share one genomic window:
- a CDS encoding nitroreductase/quinone reductase family protein has protein sequence MGDEDRERDRRVVEEFRVGGGVVGGRHAGRTLLLLHHTGARSGVERVTPLTFRTVGERWVVAAGNGGLPANPAWYHNLLADPEVSVEIGTEAHRVRARIAEGAEREELAAHFRAAPSRFAAFEEALERVIPIVVFEPR, from the coding sequence ATGGGTGACGAGGACCGGGAGCGGGACCGGCGGGTGGTCGAGGAGTTCCGGGTCGGCGGGGGAGTGGTGGGTGGTCGGCACGCCGGGCGGACCCTGCTCCTGCTGCACCACACCGGCGCGCGGTCGGGCGTCGAGCGGGTCACGCCGCTGACCTTCCGCACCGTCGGCGAGCGGTGGGTGGTCGCGGCGGGCAACGGCGGGCTCCCGGCGAACCCCGCCTGGTACCACAACCTGCTGGCCGACCCGGAGGTCTCGGTGGAGATCGGCACCGAGGCGCACCGGGTGCGCGCCCGGATCGCCGAGGGTGCCGAGCGCGAGGAGCTGGCGGCGCACTTCCGCGCCGCGCCCTCCCGGTTCGCCGCCTTCGAGGAGGCGCTGGAGCGGGTGATCCCGATCGTGGTCTTCGA